The genomic segment TCGGATCATCTATGGATAATAAACAGTTTCTATTGGCAGAAAACCATCGTTAAAGCAGGTTAATAGATTTTACCTCGTTAGTGTTAAACACACCCTGATAACTGGATATCCTGCTGCTACTTTATATAAACTTATAAAATGTTATTCTGGTTGTCTCAATATGTTGTAtacttttaaatagttttctatacttatatttctgtttctctgctgtGTCGCTGTGAATGTGAAGCTGAACGACCATAACGTCAAAGCGGAGTTTAGGTTTGGCTTAGAGGAATAGAACCGGAGTCAGCGCCACCTGGTGGTTAATCCAGATAATTCCTTCCACTAGAACCAAACAGGAAATCCATCAACATGTACATGAGAAGATCTTCATGTTCAGGAGTAATGTAAAAGTTTAACGCTGCATTCAGGCTGAGAGCCTAAAACTATTTCATAATGTCTGAGAACCTCTGCTGATGTTCATGTAATCATCAGAACCCAGAGAGGAAACCCGTATAAAAGCTACTTTACTGTCAAACATTTCACTACTAAAGTTTCCAGGATCTGAGATCTGGATCAGAAACATTTGACACAACAGCGACTGAGAAACTAGGTTCTGGATGGACCAGAGAAAAAGACCCAGACGTGTGAAAACTTTTGACTTTTTATGAATGAGTGGAGTTTTAACATCTTTAACATGAATTACTCTCTCTGAGCGACTTCTGAAGAACCTTAAAGAACGATTGAAGAACGATTAAATGAGATGAAAAGTTTTGGGTGAGCCTCACCTTCCTGCTGAACGACGGGCTCATAGGACAAGATGTACTCGTCCTGTCCACCTGAGAACAAACACAGGTAAAGATTAACATGGGTTCAGCTGGGAGAGGAGGTGTGGCGCTGAGGGATGGAGGTGAGGAGGAGAAACAGGAGGAGAAACAGGAGGAGGCCCTGGTGTTCAGTCAGCAACATTTAACCCTGAACTCTATGATGGACCACATTCCAGTCTCAGAAGCTCAGGACTTTTAGTGAGTTAGCTGTTATAAACCAATCAGTAGTCAGAGTTTGTTAAACCAATCAGTGGGTTAATTGTTAAAAACCAATCAGTAGGCAGAGTTCATTAAGCCTATTAGCAGGATGTTCTAAACCAATCAGCAGTCAGAGTTCGTTAAGCCAATTAGAGGGTTAGCTGTTATAAACCAATCAGTAGTCAAAGCTCGTTAAGACAATTAGAGGGTTAGCTGTTCAAAACCAATCAGCAGTCAGAGCTCGTTAAGACAATTAGAGGGTTAGCTGTTCTAAACCAATCAGTAGTCAGAGCTCGTTAAGCCAATCAGAGGGTTAGCTGTTCTAAACCAATCAGTAGTCAAAGCTCGTTAAGCCAATCAGAGGGTTAGCTGTTATAAACCAATCAGCAGTCAGAGCTCGTTAAGACAATTAGAGGGTTAGCTGTTCTAAACCAATCAGCAGTCAGAGCTCGTTAAGACAATTAGAGGGTTAGCTGTTCTAAACCAATCAGCAGTCAGAGCTCGTTAAGCCAATCAGAGGGTTAGCTGTTCTAAACCAATCAGCAGTCAGAGCTCGTTAAGACAATTAGAGGGTTAGCTGTTATAAACCAATCAGCAGTCAGAGCTCGTTAAGCCAATTAGAGGGTTAGCCGTTAGACTTCAGATCGTTAGTGAACCGTCGGCAGAACGGCGGTAAAACTTACGGTAgctactttcactatcactgGCGTTAGACGTCACATGTTCTGTAATCAAAGACAggaaacagccaatcagacggCAGTGCTCCCACAATGCTTTGCTTTGAGCTGCCctcaaacacagcagcagagtTTAAGGTAAATTCACAGTAACAAAAGGAATCTCATGATCTAACTGAGTCTAAGTGTTCAAACACTTTCCTGTCGTTCCCTAATCAACCAATCTCACCAAACTCAACCAAAACGTTGAGTTTGATCTGCTCGGTGGAAACCAGTAAATCCCTGAAATAACAGATTCTACAGGAAGCTGTGAATTAACAGCATCTGgggtaattaattaatttaacaaagaaaGCTCCTCCCAGAAGGTCCATGTGGTCGGACCATGTGTGGATGCAACAGGAGAGACACTGATGGAGGTGATCCATGAAGGTCtgaggtgaggaggaggaggaggaggaaggtctCAGGCTGCGTCTCCACCAGGATCTAAACTTAGTTTCActtttaaagcagatttaaatCAAAACCTGCTGAGTTTTACCAAAttaactgtgtaaaaaaaacttttagctGTTTTAGCTGCTGTATCTGACCTAAATATGAAGAATTGTTCCACATCGTAAGAAAAATGAGGAAAATTTTACACGAATCACATAAAAACGCTAAACTTGATTAAAACATGGCCGCCTTGGGGGCCCCAGGAGCCCCCCTCCTCCTGGTGGACAGGCGGCGCCCCCTGGTGGACAGGCGGCGCCCCCCGGTGGACAGGCGGCGCCCCCTGGTGGAGAGGAGGCGCCCCCTGGTGGACAGGCGGCGCCCCCCGGTGGAGCGGCGGCGCCCCCTGGTGGTGGAGGTGTTCTCTACTCACTGTGGCCTTTGGTCATCAGGTCTTCGCTGCTGTCCTGCGGCGGCGGAGGcacaaacagaaacaaccagAGAAACAGAGTTACTGACGTCCAGCGGCAGACGGAGAGAGCAGAGGGCGCACAGCCGGGCGGCAGGGCGGCCATTTTGGCTCCGgacaggaagaggagggaggacTTCCTGCCGGAGTTTGGGTTCTGAGTCCGATCTGGGCGGTTTCTGGGGGGGGCCCGGTTGCCGTGACGACCGCCGTGGCTCTCGCCGCCACCAGCTGATCTCTCGTCCTGCCGCTGAGCGACGGGCCGCGGCGCCGGTACTTACGGTCGGCGTCGCTGGTCTCCTGCTCGCCGGGCTCTTTGCTCTTGTAGAAAGGAAACTTTCGGGTAAAGAGGTTCTTTTTACGCTTGTCACTGACGGACGGCTGGTGGGAGAAGAAGACGGGTCGATGAGGGGTTCTGGTGCGGCCCGGCCCGGCAGCTGACCGCGGTGCTGTTAGAGGCTCTGAGGCTGGGTTTTCCTCAGTGTCAGTGAAGGCAGCACAGCagggtgaggaagaggagggtggGGCATGCTGAAGACGTGCAGGCAGAGAAGCTgggagcagcaggaaggaagGCCCGGTCCGACTGATCCTGGATCAGCGACCCGAAGGGACGGGTTCTGGCTAACGGCTCGGTTCTGGCCTCAGGTCTGTAAACCTGCTTTTAATTAACGCTCCCCTCCTCCACCTGTTGCTGAGGAGGCGGCTTGGTCAGAACCGAGGCCCATCAGGACGTTCTGCTACGGTTCTGATAAATAACGCCATGAAGACCTTCGTCCTCTGTAGTAAACGGTCCcagtgacatcatcatcatcatcatcatcatcatcataatcacACTGACCGTTAGCCTGCAGCTACGACCCGGTTCTGATCGGGTGCTGGTGGGTAGAGGAGctcagtggttctggttcccaGAACCGTCTGCAGTGAAACGATCAGGAACACGACCGCTTTATGAATAACAGCCATTAGTTTAAAAACTAAGAGAATAACTCCTGCAGACTGAAGCGTTTctggccaccagggggcagcacTGCATTTAGAAAAGAGTTAATAAAAAGCTCTTCCTCACAGAATATTCACTTATCGTGTTATTTGCCTCAACgctctttgtttgttttagattggggggggggggggtcaggtaTCAGAGTGAAGCGTTTCTTCTGTGAGGGGGTCAGAGGTCATGCATGTTCTGTAGGCGACATCTGGGCGACGCGTGTTAAAGCAGCACTCAGCCCAAAGGTGGCGCCGCTGAGTCTCAGGAAGACATGCTGTTAACGAGCCAGTAGGCTAACGAGCCAGTAGGCTAACGAGCCAGTAGGTTAACGAGCCGGCAGGTTAACGAGCCAGTAGGTTAACGAGCCAGTAGGTTAACGAGCCGGCAAGTTAACGAGCCGACTTGCCCGGCGGCTGTAGACGTTAGTCATTAGTAGGTGGAGAGATCAGCTGGCAGCAGCTCAAACTGTAAATCCACACGGcagtcagaggtcagaggtcatgcAACAGATCAAACGCTGGTCTGCAGCTGGAGACGCACCAACAACAAACCAACCTCTGGAAGATTCTTCCATCTCTACAACATCTGATCAGCTCTGGAGCCACAGACTACAGGTTCTGAGGTCCAgatcagaacctgcagcagaactcACCCCTCGGTCTTTGGACTTGGCGTTGAACTTCACCGTCTTTAACCGGGCGCGCTCCTTCTTCTCCACCCTGCAGAcgacagcagcagcaaagcTGAGCAGAAAACCCGTCAGAACCCAGACCcggctctggttctggtccagaccCGGCTCAGGTTCAGGTCCAGACCCGGCTCAGGTCCAGACCCGGctcaggttctggtccagaccCGGCTCTGGTCCAGACCCGGCTCAGGTTCAGGTCCAGACccgctctggttctggtccagaccCCGCTCAGGTTCTGGTCCACACCCGGctcaggttctggtccagaccCGGCTCAGGTTCTGGTCCACACCCGGCTCAGGTTCTGGTCCACACCCGGCTCCCCGCGTACTGACCGTCTCTTGCTGGGGATCACTCCCACCTCCTCCAGAAGCCTGGCCTGCCACCACTCGTCGTCGGAGGCGTTCACCACGTGGAGGATGTCTCCGAAGCGGAAGTTCAGGCCCTGGCTCGGCAGACCCGAGTCCCGCGTCTTGTCGTAGTCGAACAGAGCCCTGCGGCGCAGAGAGCGAGACGGCGTGAAGGAGACGGACCCGGGTCCGTTCGGGCCGCATCAGAACCGGCGCTCACCTGACGTAGAGGGACCTCTTCTGGCTGGTGCGCAGCGAGCCGGAGCCGGAGCTGATGCTGCTGTTCATCATCTGCTCCCGCAGGTCGTGGATCTTGGCCTCGAAGCGGCTGTACTCTGAGCACAGACACACAGCGGGTTAGCGGCGCCgctccggttctggttctggtgaacGGCTGATCCGTCAGAACGCCTCACCCTCTGGCCTGTAGTGCGCCACGATGGTCACCGTCTGCCCGGCGTTCTTCAGGGCGGCGGCGGCCTGCTCGTGCGTGGCGTTGCGCAGGTCCACGCCGTTCACCTGCAGGCGGGGACATCAGAGACGCCGCTGGTTACGGAGCTCGGCCAATCAGCAGCAGGCTAACCGGAGACGCACTCACAGACACCAGCCGGTCTCCTTTCCTCAGCTCGCCGCTCAGGTCGGCCGGGCCGCCGGCCAGGATGAAGGAGATGAAGATGCCCTCGCCGTCCTCGCCGCCCACGATGTTGAAGCCCAGGCCCGTGGCGCCGCGGTGCAGAACCACCTTCCTGGGCTCGCTGCAGGAACACACGGCTAATTAATAACCATCCATCCCATAATACAACACAGAGCTGCTGCTTTTCCCTCTGATTAGACCAGTTAGAGGAGAAGTGAAGCGTTGCTGCAGCTTCCAGCCACCAGGGGGCTCCAAAAGCCACATTTAAAATCCATTTAATGGAAATTAAACACAAAGTTAGAAGCAAAACTCTATCAAATCCTATAAATATGGTAGATTTATACTTTAATAGAAACATTTTCCATCTACAGATCAATTTCTTCATTTCCTGTTTCCAgataaaaacatcaaagtttTCTTATGCAGCGGTTTTCTGTCACAGATGAACGTTTCTAAAGCGAAGCAGCAGATCTCCGTCTTCTGGACTGAAGACGGTCAAACTAACAGAACCAGAcaccagaaccgggtcagcGCCGTTAACCAGGCTTTACTGGTCTGGGAGGCGGCTCAGCCGGgtcagataataataataataataataataataataataataataataataataataataaataataataataataataataataataataataataataataataataaataacatgcTGTCTGTTGGACCCTGCTACAGTTTctgctgttctggttctgatccgaccCGCGGTTGGGGGGCCTGCAGACATTTAATCAGAAGGTAAACCCGTTTAAGGCGTCTGTCCTCACCGCGTCACGTCCTCTTCTCCCAGCATGCTCTTGGGCGTCGGCGAGTAGCGGCCCGATGAGGCCGGCGGGGGGAGGGTCTGGGCCAGGAAGTTGGGGGGGCTGATATGGTTCTCCATGTGCTGCGTGTAGGCTGGAACAGAACCAGGACAGAACCAGGTGAGCATCGGACCTGCTGAGCTGgtccagaaccccccccccccccaccggcTCCGGTTACCGCCTGATTGGAGGAGACCGGAGCCGCCGCGGGGGGGCAGAAACCAAGCTGGTGAAACCCGATCAGCTGTGTTAGCTGGAAGGAGACGGGCCGCACAGAACCGAGCAGAACTTTCCTCATTTTGACCGTTTCCCTTCATCCGGGTCGCAGAAGCAGAAAGTTCTCCAGAACCTGAACGTTCTCCATGATCTGCTGCAGACATGAAACCAGACGGACCAGCAGGCAGCGAGTTGGGCCGCTCTGCTCCGTGCTTCAGAACCAGCAGGCGTCCAGAACCGGACCTGGAGGAACCGGGCCGAGCTTCAGGAGCTCCTTCACCCGGTTATCACCCCCCTCTGCTCTCTGGACGCCGCCATAAATGGACcttaccaagctccgcccacaACTGACCTAAAATTCTGAAGTCTCACAAACAAAGCCTCGCGGCGCATTCATTCTACGGAAGTTTCTATGTAAACATGGCGGTTTCCACTTGGACTGATTCTTTGCGGAGTATTCCTGACTCGATTAGTGCGTCATTTCTGcctgattttgaaaaaatatcaTCGACAACAATGGACAGAGGAATTAACAAGTTCATGTCATCATTTTTGGACGAGTTAAGGGTATTTGAGCCACGCGAAGCCTCCAAAGTTGTGCAGGTCACAGCAAAATGCTATCGGTCGATGAGGAAAACGGCAGACCCTCACTCCCTCAGCATTAATATAGATGTGGACAAGATAACTGATGCCTATTGTTCTTGCAAGGCTGGGTAAGTTGTGCATTCATCGTTTTGTCTGTTACTTTTGAAATCAGCGGATAATTCCTGTGGTTTGTTGGCAAATGTTTGTGTGGCTAGCCTGATACGCTGTACTTGGTGCTAGAGTGGCTAACACGAGGAACAGTTTCGTCCAAATTGTGTGTACTAACAAGCTCTCTGCTCTAATCGATGGTCTCTTGTCTTTGCTGTCCTGCCTACTTGCACTTTCCGATGCTCTTTTTGGTGCGCGCCTAGCTTTATGCACTCGCGCTCCGTCTGCTGGTGTCGGATAAGGATGGGACGCTGTTGGCCCATCCCTGCCgacaaaatgctaataaataaataaataataagcaatAAGTATTATTGCTTTGCTTTAAGTATTAAAGCAAATTTATAATACTTACACCAGGACACACTCCCTTGTTCTTGTTGATCCTACGAAGGTTGAGCTGCTCGTGTGGTCGCGCACAAGCTTTGATCCAAGCCCGGCATTCTGCACCTGATTTTGGAAATCTGTGAATTTTCCCACCACAAATACGATCAGGATATCTGACATCACCAGTACAGATACCCCACTGGCAATGGAgaaccattatttttttattatttttcgaTTATTAACTCGAAAACGTTATGCCGGTATGCTAGTACAGCAGTAGTCTAGCACTACATTAGCTTGTGTTTGTGAGACTTCTTCGAACGTTGTAGCCACTCTATGACGTAGAATGGGCATCAGCCAATGAAAAGCGGCCCCTCTGGTAAGGTCCATGGACCAGATTCTCTAACTATGAGgcatattttaaaatccttaaatcttttcAGAAATTAATGGTGCGCCTTAAATCTGATCACTGTTGTGCTtaatgactgattttatgtggtaaatctgttaaaatgtctaaacatgactttggttagcaatgaagccgctccgcccactgagctatataaaacactggagtgctgattttgcctaaaaactgaagtcactggccgccatcttgctcctccctactctcacagaatcccacaggatttggttgcaacaacaagcagttttctggctgtgtgaaaacgtttcacaggtaattctacagtcagtggatgtactaacactatcaactactaggaaattaggtgctgaaatatttacatgttattcatattaaatatatatattatatatatatatatatatatatatatatatatatatatatatatatatatatatgtgtgtatatgtgtatatgtatgtatattgttatttgtatatttataaatattatatacatttaaataaataacatgcaaaatattttttagcacATGACTTTGTCactacttgatagttttagaacataacataaaactatatgacatttgacattttaaaagttttaaatcccccctgaacatgagaaaatcctcgttattcgatgctgtagcgcacatattccctagttactggggggaaatagggagtaccaatatggcggctggtggcttcacagcgacgtgTGTTATATACGActaatccagtgaataaatagagatcagtggctccgctcagtggatattaggagcattacggtacactgtgtcactacctgaggacccctgagctgtctaccagactgcctgactaaAGTCTGGTCACTTATCCATTTTGTAGAAACGGCTTATAACCTTATACTTCCTTCTCTACATCAAAGTTCCTCAAGGCGAAGAAGGTAAAGGTGATTAACATCGTTGACCATGTCTGGTCCGGCTTTCTCTGCTATTCCTGATGACTTCATCAGTAAATTTAATGAATCATTGTAGAACCACATGGACGTAGTCCTTCAAGCTCATGGAAGTCATACAAGATATAAATATGGATCTCACACCACCACAATTCACTGATGTTatgcaacacatttttatatctgAAGTAAATTATATGTTATATAGCTATATAAGCTGTTGTTTCTATAAAAAGGATAAATCACTGcttgactgtaatgtctaaactggtgcattcatgtaaggccgCCACATTCTCGGGCGTACAGCTACGTATCACTCTATAAACCTCTCTGCAGCCAGAAGTCCTCATCAAACTGTTTCTATGTGACACAGAGCTGCTCCCAGCAGGCGTTCTCCAGGACGCAGCATCAAAGGTAAAATGTCTGCAGAGTCACAGTCCACCGTACGCTTACCGTACGCCGactatgtgggagcctttaggagTAGTGCTAGCAGCAATAAACCTCGTAAGTTAACTCAATATAAACGTTAATTATATTGAagttaccgtattttccggactataagtcgcaccagccataaaatgcataataaagaaggaaaaaacatatataagtcgcatttttgggggaaatatatttgataatatacaacatcaagaacagacatgtcatcttgaaaggcaattttaaataaaaatagaacggaggcaacaacaggctgaataattgtaccagtgtttcccgcagcgctatcttggcgaaaaaaaaaacaaaaaaaaacctaagtcgatatgcttgcatgtttatttgacggtaacaggcgttttttgttgttgctttcgcacgtgcatatagtgaaataACAGGCGCTCTGCTCCGCTGGTCGTACGCGCAAAGCTtctgtttggtgtgaaaataacaggtgtaatgatatactggtaaaaatgtgtaataatatcacacataagtcgcacccccagccaaactatgaaaaaaacttcgacttatagtccggaaaatacggtagtttattttggccttaggAACAGGGCAGAGTAGTCTGTCCTCCCACAGAGACGgacagagagctgtggacgtgtgAAACATCACACACTCTGGAGGaatagtgcgccttataatctggaaAATACCAGATGACCCTGaacgcagcagcagctggagacgCAGCCTGCAGGACCTGAGTTAAAATCCTCGTTTACAGGCCGAACCTCTCCGGCAGCTCAGTGGCGCCCCCTGGAGGCGTCCCCAGCACCTCCTGCAGCAGCGGCCTCCAAACATTTCTGAAGCCACTCAGTAACAAACTAGGACAGCTGTGACTGAAACACCAGCAGCAGTTCTTTCTCTGCAAAGATAGAACCGGTTCTGCATGATTCTGggtgaaagctgctggaccttctggttctgttcactaaCACATTAGAAACTTAGTGAttcatgtttattattttaagcaGATGTTATTTATGCTGTGAAAACGTCTCCCTCAGACCTCCCAGAACTGCAGCGGTACCGCGGCTGACCCGGTTCTGCTCACTCACAGTTGGTCAGGTCCGGCGGGGCGAAGCTGTCGTTCATGAAGACACTGTTGGGTTTTGCCACTTTCAAGTAGACCACGTCaggagtgtttttcaaggcagTGACGGCGTGCTCGTGGGTCACCTCCTCCAGACAGACGCTGTTCACCTGAGACACACAGAGACGTCACAGCTCCGCCCACGCcaccatcatcttcatcatcatcaccgcCACGGGGTCAGACGCTCCGCTCACCGCCAGCAGCTTGTCTCCGATCTGCAGCCTCCCGTCCTTCTGAGCGGCGCCGCCCTCGATGATCTTGGTGACGTAGATGCTGTTGTCCCCCGGGATGTGCTGGTTGCCCACCCCCCCCGCGATGCTGAAGCCCAGACCCTTGGGTCCTTTCACCAGCTTCAGCTCCATCACCTTCTCTGAGACCGGCTTCCTCCTGCGGATGTAGAGCCGCACCAGAGAGCCCGCCTCCTTCAGCGCCTCCACGGCCCGGCTGTGGGTCACGTCCCGGACGTCCACCTCGTTCACCCTCAGGATGACGTCGTTCACCCTGAAACGGCAGACACCGGTGACCCGGGGCGGAGCACAGCACCTGGACCAGGTGAGACACCTGGACCAGGTGAGACTTCCACCGCTGCTTCATCAACGCAGACGTGAAGGCAGGATTCATCTGCAGCGGTCAATAAGTTCCTTTATAGGTCACCTTGATGCTTACCTGATGTTCTCCTTCTAAAACCTTTTCTGATTTAACTTTTATAAATTATTACCTGTTATTGAAGGGAAACGTTAGCAAGTAAAGGACGTGTCCGTAAACCATGGCGGCTGCCAGCAGAGGTCATTAAAGGTTCTGGGACAAAATTAATACCTTCATCAAAATCCCATCTTAAAAGTCTTATTTAGGCTGAGATCTCACATATAAATTATGATGTTAAAAATTAGCATTTTGTGGACAAACTTATTCAGAGGAAATAGCAGCTAAAAGCTCAAGGTTGCATCAGCGCTAACGAACGGGTTCTTCAAGCAAACGATGCGATACTGTTTATCCTTTTTCATGTTACCATTACTATGCTAAACGTTAACAGTTTCATgctaattttaacttttttgttagCACGCTAACTTCTTgtgatattttttatattagCATAGCATGCTAATTGCCTTTGtgattgtgttttaaaattgaaaactAGCTAACTGATTGATAGATAAATTCTTTTATGTAAGCTATTTCATGCTAACATTAGCTGACTACTATTAGCATGCTGAGTTATGTAATATAGGGGTTACTTTTATTTATGCTATTTTTCATGCTAATGTCTGGGCCTTGATATTTTACCCAGTTAGCATCACATTAACTTTAGCCAATATTTTATATCAGTTACTAttctaattttaaacaaaactagCTTGCTAACATTAGCAAATCATCTGATAATTCTAACATCAGCGTGCTAATTGTATTATCTCATGGATTTTTTTATGCTAACGTTTGTATATGTTAGGACATTAACAGTGTTATTTTATGTACGTTCCATCTAAACTTATAGTCAGATCAGGAAATCGCCTCCAAAAACATCTGGAATCTGCCAAACTATCGTTAGAATTAAATCTCGTACGATCGCTGATCtgtttttctgcatttctttCCCATCTTTTGTTAGCATGAAGGGTCCAGGAGCCTTTTAACCCAATTTATCAACATTGTTTGTCCGACAGGGAAGAGGGGCATACTGCAGTGCATTCTGGGAGGCTTAGTGGCAGCTCTGTGAAATGGTTGTAGGAGTGAAACTGTGACGGAAACAGAGAAAATTCACAGAGGGATTGCTGTATTCATCGTGACAGAGGCTACAGCCTGTAATCAGGACACGGGGCTTATTAATGGGCTGGATCTATAAGAGCTTCCAGGACAGGCGGGGATCCTACGTGGCTCCTGCAGATTTCACTGTTCAAACTGTTCTCGTTTGTCTACAAACAGTTAATTTTTATTGTTGGTGCTCACAAAGCGGACGGTCATGAACTCAAAACAAAGAACTACTTGGGTGATTTCTGTCTCGTTTTAAACAGACTGGCCTTTCAGAACATCTCCAGAACCCAAAGGAACCAAAGCTCAGACGGAGGTAACTGAATTAGATGATGGAATATATAATCTGGATGTCTTCGTGCTGAATCAGCATAATGACGGGTGTCTGAGCGGCACGAGTCCCTCTGATGTGTGCGGGCTAAGCTGAAAGGGGGCGGCAGCTAGCTagtaacagctagcgttagctgaCGTTGTCCGGCAGGTTTACAGCCGGCTGATGGACGTTCAAAGGCTTCTCTGtcttttctatgttgctctaAAACATCCGTTTCTGTGGACCCTGGATGTGTCGTAGGTTGTTGCAGCTAGCTTAGTGGCGCGGCATCACGGTGTGACGCAACAATCCCGCTCCCTACGCCTCCACTGAGTTTCTCCAGTTTTATGTTTCCCCATAATTCAGGACAGATGGAATCAATCTGAGGACCTGGTTGGACTTTAAAGGTTAAATCAGATATCGGTGGGGCGCTTCCTACCTGAGCCGTCCGTCctgagccgctgctcctccaggaATGACTTTGGTGATGAAGATGCTGGGGTCTTCACCGATGTGGGGGTTATCTGTACCTCCTGCGATGCTGAAGCCCAGCCCAGAGTTTCCCTGGATCAGCAGAAACGTGAAAATGTGGTTTTTAATGTGGATTCAAACTTTAATCACACTTTATACTTCTCaattaaaggtttaaaaaattatgCTGAATCACTCATCTGGTAGCGAGCTCAGAATAACATACAAGGTTTGAGtctaaataaacagaaaacagcagaaaatccCCAGATTGTGACTTTCTGCTGCCTTCATTCTCAGTTTTCAGTAAATATGACTAAATGTGAGAATGAGGGACTTTTCTGGG from the Fundulus heteroclitus isolate FHET01 unplaced genomic scaffold, MU-UCD_Fhet_4.1 scaffold_56, whole genome shotgun sequence genome contains:
- the LOC105922859 gene encoding disks large homolog 1 isoform X7, translated to MPVRKKDAQRALLLLQEYRTKLNLTEDRQLRLSIQRVIDIFQSNLFQALIDIQEFYEVTLLDSQRWAESTKGAEPGVPLNLWDFSSLQSPTGTSETLPSLSTSIEESPLLNEILHTLARAKLPPRRDGQKYRHHDEDSSPQEQSSPPLTEEAGGPELVQVAEKNLSQIENVHGYVTHAHISPMKANPPPVVVNTDSLDTPPYVNGTEAEYEYEEITLERGNSGLGFSIAGGTDNPHIGEDPSIFITKVIPGGAAAQDGRLRVNDVILRVNEVDVRDVTHSRAVEALKEAGSLVRLYIRRRKPVSEKVMELKLVKGPKGLGFSIAGGVGNQHIPGDNSIYVTKIIEGGAAQKDGRLQIGDKLLAVNSVCLEEVTHEHAVTALKNTPDVVYLKVAKPNSVFMNDSFAPPDLTNSYTQHMENHISPPNFLAQTLPPPASSGRYSPTPKSMLGEEDVTREPRKVVLHRGATGLGFNIVGGEDGEGIFISFILAGGPADLSGELRKGDRLVSVNGVDLRNATHEQAAAALKNAGQTVTIVAHYRPEEYSRFEAKIHDLREQMMNSSISSGSGSLRTSQKRSLYVRALFDYDKTRDSGLPSQGLNFRFGDILHVVNASDDEWWQARLLEEVGVIPSKRRVEKKERARLKTVKFNAKSKDRGPSVSDKRKKNLFTRKFPFYKSKEPGEQETSDADQHVTSNASDSESSYRGQDEYILSYEPVVQQEVSYSRPVIILGPMKDRINDDLISEFPDKFGSCVPHTTRPKRDYEVDGRDYHFVVSREQMEKDIQEHKFIEAGQYNNHLYGTSVQSVREVAEKVRNQRAVGPRSGREGQALHPGRVGQRHQEAPAGSAAPHRHLHQTQIRGEHHGDEQTSVGGAGQENLRPRRQAGDRVHRTFHSHRSGRHAGGDLRPGEADHRGPVGSRHLGSVQGEVMRLGAIFLSPPLHHFVIVLERRADPQTAASIPASIHRPAPTSTPLVRPHPEAHRK
- the LOC105922859 gene encoding disks large homolog 1 isoform X9 — encoded protein: MPVRKKDAQRALLLLQEYRTKLNLTEDRQLRLSIQRVIDIFQSNLFQALIDIQEFYEVTLLDSQRWAESTKGAEPGVPLNLWDFSSLQSPTGTSETLPSLSTSIEKYRHHDEDSSPQEQSSPPLTEEAGGPELVQVAEKNLSQIENVHGYVTHAHISPMKANPPPVVVNTDSLDTPPYVNGTEAEYEYEEITLERGNSGLGFSIAGGTDNPHIGEDPSIFITKVIPGGAAAQDGRLRVNDVILRVNEVDVRDVTHSRAVEALKEAGSLVRLYIRRRKPVSEKVMELKLVKGPKGLGFSIAGGVGNQHIPGDNSIYVTKIIEGGAAQKDGRLQIGDKLLAVNSVCLEEVTHEHAVTALKNTPDVVYLKVAKPNSVFMNDSFAPPDLTNSYTQHMENHISPPNFLAQTLPPPASSGRYSPTPKSMLGEEDVTREPRKVVLHRGATGLGFNIVGGEDGEGIFISFILAGGPADLSGELRKGDRLVSVNGVDLRNATHEQAAAALKNAGQTVTIVAHYRPEEYSRFEAKIHDLREQMMNSSISSGSGSLRTSQKRSLYVRALFDYDKTRDSGLPSQGLNFRFGDILHVVNASDDEWWQARLLEEVGVIPSKRRVEKKERARLKTVKFNAKSKDRGPSVSDKRKKNLFTRKFPFYKSKEPGEQETSDADQHVTSNASDSESSYRGQDEYILSYEPVVQQEVSYSRPVIILGPMKDRINDDLISEFPDKFGSCVPHTTRPKRDYEVDGRDYHFVVSREQMEKDIQEHKFIEAGQYNNHLYGTSVQSVREVAEKVRNQRAVGPRSGREGQALHPGRVGQRHQEAPAGSAAPHRHLHQTQIRGEHHGDEQTSVGGAGQENLRPRRQAGDRVHRTFHSHRSGRHAGGDLRPGEADHRGPVGSRHLGSVQGEVMRLGAIFLSPPLHHFVIVLERRADPQTAASIPASIHRPAPTSTPLVRPHPEAHRK